In Candidatus Avedoeria danica, the following are encoded in one genomic region:
- a CDS encoding rhodanese-like domain-containing protein, whose translation MTFKIDRRVFYAVVAVLALGGALAVGLLVGRGSGAPGSTAQVDAPADPAALPTSAVAPIDGAPTVDPAFADLPRIEIADAFQRFEQGDALFVDARASGEFTYEHIPGAVNIPYTEAEARMGELPTDKDIIVYCA comes from the coding sequence ATGACCTTCAAGATCGACCGTCGCGTGTTCTATGCCGTCGTGGCCGTCCTCGCGCTCGGCGGGGCGCTGGCCGTCGGCCTCCTGGTTGGTCGCGGGTCCGGCGCGCCGGGCAGCACCGCCCAGGTGGACGCCCCCGCCGACCCCGCCGCCCTTCCCACATCCGCCGTCGCGCCGATCGACGGCGCCCCCACCGTCGACCCGGCTTTCGCCGACCTGCCGCGGATCGAGATCGCGGACGCGTTCCAGCGATTCGAGCAGGGCGACGCGCTTTTCGTGGACGCGCGCGCGTCCGGTGAGTTCACCTACGAGCACATTCCGGGCGCGGTGAACATCCCGTACACCGAGGCCGAGGCCCGCATGGGTGAGCTGCCGACGGACAAGGACATCATCGTCTACTGTGCCTGA
- a CDS encoding phospholipid carrier-dependent glycosyltransferase — translation MVPSSRQASSPSPRLGGGGRGERALGRREWGFIRPPSPSLAFLAVFTLALAPRLLAPARFVTWDEPTWAERSTAFLHALESGDLARTFQREHPGVVTMWAGAAALAMSEPASSAVDDQDAPLNPMRAALALLTALAIALAWWLARPLVGPTTATTAAAILAFDPYLLAHSRVLHLDAVAALLALVAVLCLARWVDVAPPAPSKRWLIATGIATGLAVVEKSPMLVLGAFVAAVITVRIVVDVVRGRSRTRVGDGLVRWLDAGVVVAVAAAVTYVAVWPAMWVAPVETFRRMLAYAAEGAGQAREAVFLAGRVSPDPGIGLYLAAIPWRMTPLSLVGALVGVGVAVREARRGRWTASVLLAWAVVFVLAMGAGAKKFERYMLPSLPALDVVAAVGLVAVVDAARRWRAGVGRRRGVVGDVGILAALVVAQAVVVVAHHPYYLAWYNPLLGGGPAAARVLPVGWGEGSDLVVDWLNDQRTGDGLTVATASDTMIAHRFSGRIVSPKKWREADWLVVMIDDRQIGEPEEILSAVEGRPPTHVVRLNGIDYAWIWARP, via the coding sequence ATGGTCCCTTCCTCCCGCCAAGCATCCTCCCCCTCCCCCAGACTTGGGGGAGGGGGTCGGGGGGAGAGGGCCTTAGGCCGGCGGGAGTGGGGCTTCATCCGCCCCCCCTCCCCCTCCCTCGCCTTCCTCGCCGTCTTCACCCTAGCCCTAGCCCCCCGCCTCCTCGCCCCCGCCCGCTTCGTCACCTGGGACGAGCCGACGTGGGCCGAGCGCTCGACCGCGTTCCTGCATGCGCTCGAGAGCGGCGACCTCGCCCGTACCTTCCAGCGTGAGCACCCGGGCGTCGTCACGATGTGGGCGGGCGCGGCGGCACTGGCGATGAGCGAGCCCGCATCGTCCGCCGTCGACGATCAGGACGCGCCGCTCAACCCGATGCGCGCCGCCCTCGCCCTCCTCACCGCCCTCGCCATCGCCCTCGCCTGGTGGCTCGCCCGCCCGCTCGTCGGCCCGACGACCGCCACCACCGCCGCCGCCATTCTCGCCTTCGACCCCTACCTCCTCGCCCACAGCCGTGTCCTCCACCTCGACGCCGTCGCCGCCTTGCTCGCCCTCGTCGCCGTCCTCTGCCTGGCGCGCTGGGTCGACGTCGCGCCACCCGCGCCCTCGAAGCGCTGGCTCATCGCCACCGGCATCGCGACCGGCCTGGCCGTCGTGGAAAAGTCGCCGATGCTCGTCCTCGGCGCGTTCGTCGCGGCCGTCATCACGGTGCGAATCGTCGTCGACGTCGTGCGCGGGCGGAGTCGGACGCGTGTGGGCGACGGCCTCGTGCGGTGGCTGGACGCCGGCGTCGTCGTCGCCGTTGCGGCCGCGGTCACCTACGTCGCCGTCTGGCCGGCGATGTGGGTCGCGCCCGTCGAAACGTTCCGGCGCATGCTGGCGTACGCGGCCGAAGGCGCGGGGCAGGCGCGCGAGGCCGTGTTCTTGGCCGGGCGGGTCTCGCCCGATCCCGGGATCGGCCTCTACCTGGCCGCGATCCCGTGGCGGATGACGCCGCTGTCGCTCGTCGGCGCGCTCGTCGGCGTCGGCGTCGCGGTGCGCGAGGCGCGGCGGGGGCGGTGGACGGCGTCCGTGCTGCTGGCGTGGGCGGTCGTCTTCGTGCTGGCGATGGGCGCGGGCGCCAAGAAGTTCGAGCGCTACATGCTCCCCAGCCTGCCGGCGCTCGACGTCGTGGCCGCCGTCGGTCTCGTGGCGGTGGTGGACGCGGCGCGGCGGTGGCGGGCGGGGGTGGGGCGGCGACGTGGGGTGGTTGGCGACGTGGGCATCTTGGCTGCGCTCGTCGTCGCGCAGGCCGTGGTCGTCGTCGCCCATCACCCCTATTACCTGGCGTGGTACAACCCGCTCCTCGGCGGCGGGCCGGCGGCGGCGCGGGTGCTGCCCGTCGGGTGGGGCGAGGGCTCGGATCTCGTCGTGGACTGGTTGAACGACCAGCGCACCGGCGATGGGCTGACCGTGGCGACGGCCAGCGACACGATGATCGCGCACCGCTTCTCAGGCCGTATCGTGTCGCCCAAGAAGTGGCGGGAGGCGGACTGGCTCGTCGTCATGATCGACGATCGGCAGATCGGTGAGCCGGAGGAGATCCTGTCGGCGGTCGAGGGGCGACCGCCGACGCACGTCGTCCGGCTGAACGGAATCGACTATGCCTGGATCTGGGCGCGGCCCTGA
- a CDS encoding glycosyltransferase family 39 protein, which produces MTPTDPRLPTALRRATAFFALTIALAAAAVRLPKLDVFLTPDETRWACRSTNFYHALATGDLASTYQKEHPGVVTMWLGGLGQPIDDDADWRIACRDINPSDLVSDAPRPALDEITARLFRGRLRIALFISLAIGLMVWLLGRLFDHRVALVAGLIVALDPFYVAHSRVLHLDGVTTTLMTLSLLWLLLWLHRGRRKRDLLLSGVMAGLAAVNKSPALFMAPVAGLLIAADALAVRRPRTVREALGLLGPLARDVVVPVALWGAAATAAYVAVWPAMWVHPIASLRAVLGGAESYADQGHEGGNYFWGRPVVDPGPAFYPVAWALRTTPVAMVGLVLAGWFGMKRRHVRPSGDPAGASGRSEARAGARHAVPSPAAERLPAVPSRTARPVLLALVAFALLFALIMTGGAKKFDRYLLPIFPALNIVAGWGIATALVAWGERGMRRKQADDRDDTGASTASTASETSASSSSVDATMAAIQAEGAIAFGALVVAWSLAFTLYAHRPYFLDAYNPLVGGARAGEFALLLGWGEGLDQAAAYLNAQPSPETLQLATRYRSVIGPQFKGLAHGMDDIDPAVTDYFVFYRNQLQRILDPELIGRYFGPEARPDHAPTPVVAPDLTMKVGDLMYGWVFANRNWEPAAHFIDDRADPKRDAILVRAGSVFARGYSGPLVVVEVDPNATDETVDALLEASFITYERLWWVRYIDVVPYRALRRVDDALAVNAYRTADSVYDELRVSRFDRAPEVQTDTAGPSVVEPLASGGAPAGVDPTAGVSATSGVSATMQISTTVALTEPIGYFDRDPADPAVGVALVGIDVPARAAEPGRGLPITLRWQRPAAVDADLVGFFHLVPAADVRVIGARRIAQDDRPLLDAAGRPTSQWPLNETEFDRRVVSIPAGTVPGRYALLIGVYDGRTTRRLDAAPRPAGDRTSLKDVQRLTDGVFAFPIEVGPATVAFDDSALGLTHGHIDAALTDDVALWGFDVARPVEAGNAAAVTAVWSVPTGASTSTTATVGTSATLPAFVHIRITDTLGANVSDMTAPIVALPIDRWQPGDRLRADHYAPIYGRAMAGEGFIRFTLLDADQRPLRGRGPDGWASLTAPFTIDGPLRFYDLPPDVPSDTQRDVTFGDLAKLRAAEVAITRVDTGAPVTVTLWWEALTQADTEQLFWIGFMNGDGDVVSAQGFAPADGRRRITSWIGGEVIRDRHILVADVQDAGRYDIVVRLTATDGSDAPVTATGDGATGSDGWVKVGRVTVR; this is translated from the coding sequence ATGACCCCCACCGACCCCCGCCTCCCCACCGCCCTCCGCCGCGCCACCGCCTTCTTCGCCCTCACCATCGCCCTTGCCGCCGCCGCCGTCCGCCTCCCCAAGCTCGACGTCTTCCTGACGCCGGACGAGACCCGCTGGGCCTGCCGCAGCACGAACTTCTACCACGCCCTGGCCACCGGCGACCTCGCGTCGACCTACCAGAAGGAGCACCCGGGCGTCGTCACGATGTGGCTCGGCGGCCTCGGGCAGCCGATCGACGACGACGCCGACTGGCGGATCGCGTGCCGGGACATCAACCCGAGCGACCTCGTCAGCGACGCGCCCCGCCCGGCGCTGGACGAGATCACCGCCCGCCTCTTCCGCGGCCGCCTCCGCATCGCCCTCTTCATCAGCCTGGCGATCGGCCTCATGGTCTGGCTCCTCGGCCGCCTGTTCGACCACCGCGTCGCCCTCGTCGCCGGCCTGATCGTCGCCCTCGACCCGTTCTACGTGGCCCACAGCCGCGTCCTCCACCTCGACGGCGTGACGACGACGCTCATGACGCTGTCGCTCCTCTGGCTCCTGTTGTGGCTCCACCGTGGGCGGCGTAAGCGCGATCTCCTCCTCTCCGGCGTGATGGCCGGCCTCGCCGCCGTGAACAAGTCCCCCGCGCTCTTCATGGCCCCCGTCGCCGGCCTCCTGATCGCCGCCGACGCCCTCGCGGTTCGACGCCCGCGGACGGTGCGCGAAGCGCTCGGCCTGCTCGGCCCGCTGGCGCGCGACGTCGTTGTCCCGGTGGCATTGTGGGGCGCGGCAGCGACCGCCGCCTACGTTGCCGTCTGGCCGGCGATGTGGGTCCACCCGATCGCGTCGTTGCGCGCCGTCCTCGGCGGCGCGGAGAGCTACGCCGACCAGGGACACGAGGGCGGCAACTACTTCTGGGGCCGCCCCGTCGTCGACCCCGGCCCCGCGTTCTACCCGGTGGCGTGGGCGCTGCGGACGACGCCGGTGGCGATGGTGGGGTTGGTGTTGGCAGGGTGGTTCGGCATGAAGCGCCGACACGTGAGGCCAAGTGGTGATCCGGCGGGGGCCAGCGGTCGTTCCGAGGCCCGCGCGGGGGCACGGCATGCCGTGCCCTCGCCCGCCGCCGAACGCCTCCCCGCGGTCCCATCACGCACCGCCCGCCCGGTCCTCCTCGCCCTCGTCGCCTTCGCCCTCCTCTTCGCCCTCATCATGACCGGCGGCGCCAAGAAATTCGACCGCTACCTCCTGCCCATCTTCCCCGCCCTGAACATCGTCGCCGGCTGGGGCATCGCCACCGCCCTGGTCGCCTGGGGCGAGCGCGGCATGCGCCGCAAGCAGGCGGACGATCGGGACGACACCGGCGCGTCGACGGCTTCGACGGCCTCGGAGACCTCGGCGTCGTCGTCGTCGGTGGACGCCACCATGGCCGCCATCCAAGCCGAGGGCGCCATCGCCTTCGGCGCCCTCGTCGTCGCATGGTCGCTCGCCTTCACGCTCTACGCCCACCGCCCGTACTTCCTGGACGCATATAACCCGCTCGTCGGCGGCGCGCGGGCCGGTGAGTTCGCGCTCCTCCTGGGCTGGGGCGAGGGGCTCGACCAGGCGGCGGCCTACCTGAACGCGCAGCCGTCGCCCGAGACGCTGCAGCTGGCCACGCGCTACCGCTCCGTCATCGGCCCCCAGTTCAAGGGCCTGGCGCACGGCATGGACGACATCGACCCGGCCGTGACGGACTACTTCGTGTTCTACCGCAACCAGCTCCAGCGGATCCTCGACCCCGAGCTGATCGGTCGCTACTTCGGCCCCGAAGCCCGCCCCGACCATGCCCCAACGCCCGTCGTGGCGCCCGATCTGACGATGAAGGTGGGCGATCTGATGTACGGCTGGGTCTTCGCGAACCGCAACTGGGAGCCGGCGGCCCACTTCATCGACGACCGCGCCGATCCCAAACGCGACGCGATCCTCGTCCGCGCCGGCTCCGTCTTTGCCCGCGGCTACAGCGGTCCGCTCGTCGTTGTCGAGGTCGATCCGAACGCGACGGACGAGACCGTCGACGCGCTGCTCGAGGCGTCGTTTATCACATACGAGCGCCTCTGGTGGGTCCGTTACATCGATGTCGTCCCGTACCGCGCCCTCCGCCGCGTCGACGATGCGCTGGCCGTGAACGCCTACCGCACCGCCGACAGCGTTTACGACGAGCTGCGCGTGTCGCGCTTCGACCGGGCGCCCGAAGTCCAGACTGATACCGCCGGTCCGTCGGTCGTCGAGCCACTGGCGAGCGGCGGCGCGCCGGCGGGCGTCGACCCGACGGCGGGCGTCAGCGCGACAAGCGGCGTCAGCGCGACGATGCAGATCAGCACGACGGTGGCGTTGACGGAGCCGATCGGCTATTTCGACCGCGATCCGGCGGATCCGGCTGTCGGCGTCGCCCTCGTCGGCATCGACGTGCCGGCGCGCGCGGCCGAACCCGGGCGCGGGCTGCCGATCACGCTGCGCTGGCAACGTCCGGCCGCGGTCGACGCCGACCTCGTGGGCTTCTTTCATCTCGTTCCGGCCGCCGACGTTCGCGTGATCGGCGCGCGTCGGATCGCCCAGGACGATCGGCCGCTGCTCGATGCCGCCGGTCGACCCACGTCGCAATGGCCGCTGAACGAGACCGAATTCGACCGCCGCGTCGTGTCGATCCCGGCCGGCACCGTCCCGGGGCGATACGCGCTGCTCATCGGCGTCTACGACGGCCGCACCACGCGCCGCCTCGACGCCGCGCCCCGCCCAGCCGGCGATCGGACGTCGCTGAAGGACGTGCAACGGCTGACGGACGGTGTCTTCGCCTTCCCGATCGAGGTCGGCCCCGCCACCGTCGCCTTCGACGACTCCGCCCTCGGCCTCACGCACGGCCACATCGACGCCGCGCTCACCGACGACGTTGCGCTCTGGGGCTTCGACGTCGCGCGGCCGGTCGAAGCAGGGAACGCCGCGGCGGTGACCGCCGTCTGGTCCGTCCCGACCGGCGCTTCGACCTCGACGACCGCCACGGTCGGGACCTCCGCCACGCTCCCCGCCTTCGTCCACATCCGCATCACCGACACGCTCGGCGCCAACGTCAGCGACATGACGGCGCCGATCGTCGCGCTGCCCATCGACCGATGGCAGCCCGGCGACCGCCTCCGAGCGGACCACTACGCCCCGATCTACGGCCGCGCGATGGCCGGCGAGGGATTCATCCGCTTCACGCTGCTCGACGCGGACCAGCGACCATTGCGCGGCCGAGGACCGGACGGCTGGGCGTCACTCACCGCACCCTTCACCATCGACGGCCCCCTCCGCTTCTACGACCTGCCGCCCGACGTGCCGTCCGACACCCAGCGCGACGTCACGTTCGGCGACCTCGCCAAGCTCCGCGCCGCCGAGGTCGCCATCACGCGCGTCGACACGGGTGCGCCGGTGACGGTGACGCTGTGGTGGGAGGCGCTGACGCAAGCCGATACCGAACAGCTCTTCTGGATCGGCTTCATGAATGGTGACGGCGACGTCGTCTCTGCACAGGGCTTCGCCCCTGCCGACGGCCGGCGGCGGATCACGTCGTGGATCGGCGGCGAGGTGATCCGGGATCGTCACATCCTCGTCGCCGACGTGCAGGATGCGGGTCGCTACGACATCGTCGTCCGACTGACGGCAACCGACGGGAGCGACGCGCCGGTGACCGCGACGGGCGACGGCGCGACGGGCAGCGACGGGTGGGTGAAGGTCGGAAGGGTGACGGTGCGGTGA
- a CDS encoding Uma2 family endonuclease, with protein sequence MALPQTVTLVTAEEYLAQEVLAEYKHAYIDGVVVAMSGGSIQHSRIKTDLAMAIGRQLAGSDCEVFDSDLRVRVDARFYTYPDLIVVCGEAQLAPDGFDNLTNPTVLFEVLSPSTEAHDRGVKWSRYRQIPSLQQYVLVSQDKPLIEAYARSGDVWTYTDANGLDAAIELVAIGVTLALGDVYARVTFEEDRSTGLNGEPRG encoded by the coding sequence ATGGCACTGCCACAGACCGTGACCCTCGTGACGGCCGAGGAATACCTCGCGCAGGAAGTACTGGCTGAGTACAAGCACGCGTACATCGACGGTGTGGTCGTTGCGATGAGCGGTGGCAGCATCCAGCATTCGCGCATCAAGACGGACCTGGCGATGGCCATCGGCAGGCAGTTGGCCGGCAGCGACTGCGAGGTGTTCGACAGCGACCTGCGGGTCCGCGTTGACGCGCGCTTCTACACCTACCCGGACCTCATCGTGGTGTGTGGCGAGGCCCAGCTCGCGCCCGACGGGTTTGACAACCTCACCAACCCCACGGTCCTCTTCGAAGTGCTGTCACCGTCCACGGAAGCGCACGATCGCGGCGTAAAGTGGTCCCGCTACCGCCAGATACCGTCGCTCCAGCAATACGTCCTCGTCAGCCAGGACAAGCCGCTCATCGAGGCATATGCGCGTTCCGGAGATGTCTGGACGTACACCGACGCCAACGGCCTCGACGCCGCAATTGAACTTGTCGCCATCGGCGTGACGTTAGCACTCGGCGACGTGTACGCCCGCGTGACGTTCGAGGAGGACCGCTCGACGGGCTTGAACGGCGAGCCTAGGGGCTGA
- a CDS encoding HEAT repeat domain-containing protein, translated as MVGTKTTPTELIDLLGDADPDVRLRAALDLGEGRHEAAAPAVVERFGRERDFYIREILTWTALRMPDAALPHVRAALHSPRWLARLQALHTLSKVGSRDDAAHLDLLIADPVDAVAARAYWAAAQTLDPRVVPALVAQLSRGDSEHQNSLTVALDSFGAAAVPALVAALGGGTPEARRHAADTLSSMGSPDADAAAQALAAAIADPDEGVRLAALNALGQLVVPSAWAAIDEAAGSPEPRMRQLAERLGERRPSTRELRLAELRRQRGGGVGEAADGAEASAEVQPVAAAAPWPGPDLSLVTIEGGPQAEALHPKLARQVEYCRPRYLSRSDVPQEVLARVYAEAEAEALTAGRPAAVAARIAAGRAELFVHETVLLEQVSVVNPGMTVDGLLLGTGVRVKGFTVSAEGS; from the coding sequence TTGGTTGGCACCAAGACGACTCCGACAGAGCTCATCGACCTACTCGGTGACGCCGACCCCGACGTTCGCCTCCGCGCCGCCCTCGACCTCGGCGAGGGGCGCCACGAGGCGGCCGCCCCCGCGGTCGTGGAGCGATTCGGCCGCGAGCGCGACTTCTACATCCGCGAGATCCTCACCTGGACCGCGCTGCGCATGCCGGATGCCGCCCTCCCGCACGTCCGCGCCGCCCTCCATAGCCCGCGCTGGCTCGCCCGCCTCCAGGCCCTCCATACCTTGAGTAAGGTGGGCTCCCGCGACGATGCCGCCCACCTGGACCTGCTGATCGCCGACCCGGTGGACGCCGTGGCTGCGCGAGCGTACTGGGCTGCGGCGCAGACACTCGATCCACGCGTGGTGCCCGCACTCGTCGCGCAGCTCTCCCGAGGCGACTCCGAGCACCAGAACAGCCTCACGGTAGCGCTCGACTCGTTCGGCGCGGCGGCCGTCCCGGCCCTGGTGGCGGCACTAGGCGGCGGCACTCCTGAGGCGCGACGGCACGCCGCCGACACCCTCAGCTCCATGGGCTCCCCGGATGCCGACGCCGCCGCCCAAGCCCTGGCCGCCGCGATCGCCGACCCGGACGAGGGAGTCCGCCTCGCCGCCCTCAACGCACTGGGCCAGTTGGTCGTGCCGTCCGCGTGGGCGGCGATCGATGAGGCCGCCGGATCTCCGGAGCCCAGGATGCGCCAGCTCGCCGAACGTTTGGGCGAGCGGAGGCCGAGTACTCGTGAGCTGCGCTTGGCTGAGCTCCGGCGTCAGCGCGGGGGTGGTGTCGGCGAAGCTGCTGACGGGGCCGAGGCCTCCGCGGAGGTACAGCCGGTCGCGGCGGCGGCCCCATGGCCGGGTCCCGACCTGTCGCTGGTCACCATAGAGGGCGGCCCGCAGGCCGAGGCGCTTCATCCGAAACTTGCACGGCAGGTGGAGTACTGCCGCCCGCGCTACCTCAGCCGCTCCGACGTTCCTCAGGAAGTCCTCGCCCGAGTCTACGCGGAAGCCGAGGCCGAGGCGCTGACGGCGGGAAGGCCGGCGGCCGTGGCGGCCCGTATCGCGGCGGGCAGAGCCGAGCTGTTTGTCCACGAGACGGTCCTCCTTGAGCAGGTGAGCGTGGTGAACCCGGGGATGACGGTGGACGGGCTGCTGCTGGGCACGGGCGTCCGGGTTAAGGGATTCACGGTCAGCGCCGAAGGGTCATGA
- a CDS encoding uracil-DNA glycosylase produces the protein MRATLTTLESEITACRLCPRLVAWREHVAVTKRAAYADQTYWGRPVPGFGDPDAWLLIVGLAPGAHGSNRTGRMFTGDGSGQWLYRSLHRAGFASQPNAASRDDGLTLTGAWITAAVRCAPPANKPTPDEWAACRPFLCREIPLLPNVRVAVALGGFAWQKVLDVGRDVGPGLGWTVPRPAPAFGHGVEHDLGAVRLIGCYHPSQQNTFTGRLTEGMLDDVWEMAKRL, from the coding sequence GTGAGGGCTACCCTAACCACCCTCGAATCCGAGATCACCGCCTGCCGCCTCTGCCCCCGCCTCGTCGCCTGGCGCGAGCACGTCGCCGTCACCAAGCGCGCCGCGTACGCGGACCAGACGTACTGGGGCCGCCCCGTCCCCGGCTTCGGCGACCCCGACGCCTGGCTGCTCATCGTCGGCCTCGCGCCCGGCGCCCACGGCTCGAACCGCACCGGCCGCATGTTCACCGGCGACGGCTCGGGCCAGTGGCTCTACCGCTCCCTTCACCGCGCCGGATTCGCCTCGCAACCGAACGCCGCGTCGCGCGACGACGGCCTGACGCTCACCGGCGCCTGGATCACGGCCGCCGTCCGGTGCGCCCCGCCCGCCAACAAGCCGACGCCGGACGAGTGGGCCGCGTGCCGGCCGTTCCTCTGCCGCGAGATCCCGCTCCTGCCGAACGTCCGCGTCGCCGTCGCGCTCGGCGGCTTCGCGTGGCAGAAGGTGCTCGATGTCGGCCGCGACGTCGGCCCCGGCCTCGGCTGGACCGTCCCGCGTCCCGCGCCCGCTTTCGGCCACGGCGTGGAGCACGACCTCGGCGCGGTGCGGTTGATCGGCTGCTACCACCCCAGCCAGCAGAACACGTTCACGGGGCGGTTGACGGAGGGGATGTTGGACGACGTGTGGGAAATGGCGAAGCGCCTGTAG
- a CDS encoding MFS transporter, translated as MSDPKARRRPSEPRQRSGRRLPASLVALRYRNYRLLWVGQLVSIAGNLMQSAAVLWHVKRFYPGADQLDAAAVALGLVGLVRIGPIIVFSLVGGVVADAIDRRKMLIITQASMGTAAIVLAILTFNGLSVIWPIYVLTAIGAAAAAFDNPARSALVPSLVPPEHMASAVSLNTTMFQLSAVAGPALGGLIIATLGLGWVYAINALSFGAVIAAVLLMRDIPAGAGAQGGAISLHAAWEGLQFVFRAPLIRGSMLMDFFATFFASATALLPIFAENVLGVGATGYGVLQAAPAAGAFVAAIVMVPMIRRIRYRGWVMLASVFVYGAATVAFGFSRSFWLTFGCLVVYGASDMVSTVIRNVIRQMSTPDRLRGRMTSVNMIFFMGGPQLGELEAGIVASIWGAAASVISGGIACLVATGGVAWLTPQLRRYEREPEEIADRL; from the coding sequence GTGAGCGATCCGAAGGCGCGTCGCCGGCCGTCCGAACCGCGCCAACGCTCCGGGCGCAGGCTGCCGGCATCGCTCGTCGCGCTGCGCTATCGCAACTACCGGCTGCTGTGGGTCGGCCAGCTCGTCTCGATCGCCGGCAACCTGATGCAGAGTGCGGCGGTGCTGTGGCACGTCAAGCGCTTCTACCCGGGGGCCGACCAACTGGACGCCGCCGCCGTCGCCCTCGGCCTCGTCGGCCTCGTGCGGATCGGACCGATCATCGTCTTCTCGCTCGTCGGCGGCGTCGTCGCGGACGCGATCGACCGGCGCAAGATGCTCATCATCACCCAGGCGTCGATGGGCACGGCGGCCATCGTGCTGGCCATCCTCACGTTCAACGGCCTGTCCGTCATCTGGCCGATCTACGTCCTGACCGCCATCGGCGCCGCCGCCGCCGCGTTCGACAACCCGGCGCGCAGCGCGCTGGTGCCCAGCCTCGTCCCCCCCGAACACATGGCCTCGGCCGTCAGCCTGAACACGACGATGTTCCAACTCTCGGCCGTCGCCGGGCCGGCGCTTGGCGGCCTGATCATCGCCACGCTCGGCCTGGGCTGGGTGTACGCGATCAACGCCCTGTCGTTCGGCGCCGTCATCGCCGCCGTCCTGCTCATGCGCGACATCCCGGCCGGCGCCGGCGCACAGGGCGGCGCGATCAGCCTGCACGCGGCGTGGGAGGGCCTCCAGTTCGTCTTCCGGGCGCCCCTCATCCGCGGCTCGATGCTGATGGACTTCTTCGCGACGTTCTTCGCCTCGGCCACGGCACTCCTGCCGATCTTCGCCGAGAACGTGCTCGGCGTCGGCGCCACGGGCTACGGCGTGCTCCAGGCGGCGCCGGCGGCCGGAGCGTTCGTGGCGGCGATCGTCATGGTGCCGATGATCCGCCGAATCCGCTACCGCGGCTGGGTGATGCTCGCCTCGGTCTTCGTCTACGGCGCCGCGACGGTGGCCTTCGGCTTCTCGCGCAGCTTCTGGCTGACGTTCGGCTGCCTCGTCGTCTACGGCGCGTCGGACATGGTCTCGACCGTCATCCGCAACGTCATCCGCCAGATGTCCACACCGGACCGGCTCCGCGGCCGGATGACGAGCGTGAACATGATCTTCTTCATGGGCGGCCCGCAGCTTGGCGAACTCGAGGCCGGCATCGTGGCCAGCATCTGGGGCGCCGCAGCATCCGTGATCAGCGGCGGGATCGCCTGCCTCGTCGCCACCGGCGGCGTGGCCTGGCTCACGCCGCAGCTGCGGCGATACGAGCGGGAACCGGAGGAGATCGCGGACCGCCTGTAG
- a CDS encoding DUF2892 domain-containing protein, producing MELNMATWDRALRVVIGVALIALVFVGPKTPWGWVGVVPLLTGLAGRCPVYTLFGIRTCPADNT from the coding sequence CTGGAACTCAACATGGCCACGTGGGACCGCGCATTGCGCGTGGTCATTGGCGTTGCGCTGATCGCCCTGGTGTTCGTCGGCCCAAAGACCCCGTGGGGCTGGGTGGGCGTGGTACCGCTGCTCACGGGGTTGGCGGGCAGGTGCCCGGTCTACACGCTGTTCGGCATTCGGACCTGTCCTGCCGACAACACGTAG